Genomic DNA from Pseudomonas fluorescens:
ACCAGAGCAGGCCCTACTCCGACCTCAGAAAAAATCCTCAAAAACGCTATGATAGCGGCACCAATGCCAACGACCCCAAATTCTACTGGCGTCAGGATTCGAGCTAGGATGAGAATTGAAATGAGCTGTACGGCGTTTTGACCAGCGGTCCCCAATAACAACCAAAAAAAACCACTTCTACTTTTTTCATTGGCCGTACTTATTGCTTTTGTCTTCAAAGTCAATCCTTGTATTTATTACAAACTTACATTATCAAGCAAAGCGATACACAATCCAAACTGCAATCGCTTGATGACTTCCGGCCTAGAAATGCCAGAGGCTCTGATTACGTGCTCAGTAAACGACACATCGTGCCTTTTTATGCGGAAACTGTCCATCTGAAGGATGGTGTCTACGATTTTCTCCAGGCACGGACCGCTGTGTGCTCAAAATCCTTGGCACTCGAAGGCCAGGCCGGGCTTGATAATTGGGATGATTCTTGAATAGGCCGATCTGCGACCAGCCCACGGGCCTGGCGAGGCCGGACCAAACCACGTCAAACGACCGCTATGGGCATGCACAAAATACTATGGGACTGAACGTACCGGCTCTGTCTAACCTGAAAGGAAGGGTTGCAGCATTGCTCAACGCAGCAGGCCTAGAAATGGGCTTCATAGATCACAATGGCGCCTACCTCATTAGTTGCCTCTAAGCATTGAGACGCTCCATGACATCGTTGAGAGAAAGCAGCTTTCCGAAGCTGCTTCTCAAATATAAGTGATGGTGAAACGCTGTCAAAAACCTGCACGTTACAACATGTCAGATATGTTAAGGCTCAAGGCGACGCTGTTGATAAATCCAATCGACAATCTCGCCATCCGGGGCATATCCACTCACCGTATCCCTAAGCAACTGTCGAACCCTGGCGTAATCATCACGGTCAATGGCAGCGAGCAGCTCGGTCAAGCTGGCCTTCAGCAGCTCCCAAGGCAGGTGATCCTCATTGGCGCTCATGATCATAGGGTGTTGAGTCGCGACAACGTTGTTGCCGATCAGCAGTTCTTCGTAGAGCTTCTCTCCAGGACGCAGGCCAGTGAATTCTATCGAAATGTCCCCGTGGGGATTTTTTTCGGAGCGAACACTTAAACCTGACAGGTGGATCATTTTTTCTGCTAACTCGATGATTTTTACCGGCTCGCCCATATCTAAAACAAATACGTCCCCACCCAACCCCATGGAGCCCGCTTGGATTACCAACTGAGCGGCTTCAGGAATTGTCATGAAATAACGCGTGATCTTGGGGTGCGTAACGGTCAGAGGCCCCCCGGATTTGATCTGTTTGTGAAACAGGGGAATTACTGAACCGGAAGAGCCTAGTACGTTACCAAATCGAACCATAGTGAAGCGGGTCTTATTGACCCGTGAGACGTTCGCCCTGTCGCCAAATAATACGGGGGCTAGCTCTCGACTGAGGGCTTGTAAAGTCAGCTCTGCGAGTCTCTTCGTACTTCCCATCACATTGGTGGGTCGAACTGCCTTGTCAGTCGAGATAAGCACAAAATTTGACACCCCCGCCTGCAATGCGGCCTGCGCGGTATTAAGCGTTCCGATTACGTTGTTCAGAACGCCTTCCGCAATATTGTGCTCTACCATGGGCACGTGCTTATAAGCCGCGGCGTGATAGACCGTGTTGACGCTCCAAGTCTTCATCACGTCCAGCAATTTGTTCTCATCCCGTACCGATCCCAGAATCGGCAACACCCTTACAGACAAGGATTCCCGGGCTATTCGGGGTTCAAGTTCAGACAAAATGCTATAAAGATTGAATTCGCTATGCTCATAAAGCAACAGTGTAGTGGGTTGAAGGGCCAGGATTTGTCGGCACAATTCAGAGCCGATCGACCCGCCGGCACCGGTCACCAATACCGATTGCCCTGCTATACAATGCTCCAACAGATCAGCCTGGGCCGGTACGGAGTCACGCCCAAGTAAATCCGCAATGTCCACCTCTTGGATGTCATCCACCTTGACCCGACCGCTTGCCAGATCCATGAATCCCGGAACACTGCGAACGTGTAACGGGAACCCCTCCAGTAATGTCAGTATTTCCCTACGACGACCGCGTGACGAAGAAGGAACGGCCAACAGGATTTCCTGCGCGCCGGTCGCGTCAATCATCTTCTGGATATGTTTGGGTTGATAGACCTGCAATCCTGCGATAACCCGGTCAGCGATACTCCGATCATCATCAATGAATGCAACAGGCCTCATCACCCTCCCCATACGCAGTGCGGCGACAAGCTGGTTGCCTGCCGCACCCGCACCGTAAATCGCAACCTTGGGCAGACCATCATCGCGATTCGCAAATGGCACATGCTGGGCTGCGGAGAACCAATCGCCCAGGAAATATTGCCGCATCACCAAGCGCAGGCCGCCAAGCATGATGAGGCTCAGCCACCAGAAATTGAAAATGATAGATCGCGGTACCAAGGTCGTATGGTTGCTGTACCAATACACCACAAGCGCCAATAGCAACGCCGAAAGACTGACGGCCTTGCTAATGGTAATCAACGCATCATTGCCGAAATAGCGCATCACCGCGCGGTACATTCCGAAACGAATGAAAATTGGAATCGCGATCACCGGGGCAGACGCAAAAAGCCAGAGATGGGTCTCGATGGGGGTAGCCCATATGTCAATACCTAACCGGACGACAAAAGCCAACCAGAGCGCGGCCCAGACTAAAACCACATCCGTGGCCACCTGGATTGCCCGCTTATGACGTCTGGGCAGCCCCAGCAACGCTGTTCTTACTTTATCCATAACTACCTTCACGCACCCTGACCGGGCTCTAATGCATCCATTACTGAAGTACGTTGTGAATCCGTTGCCCATTGGACAATTGCCAAACAGAAAAAACCATCCAGCAGTCTGGAGTCATACCTTCTCGAGCTCCCCGGCATGAAATCTAACGGCCAGGAATACCAGCGGCGCATAAGCCACTGTCAGTGCTAACCCTCCATCAACATTCCACCATACGACACAAGCGGCCAGGGGTAGGAGCCAGAATAGATTAATGGCACCGACGGCGAGCGTCACTGGTAAATGACGCCCGTACTGGCGTGAGGCGAACTGATAGGCATGGCTGCGATGAGCTTCGTATACCTTGTCGCCCCGCAGGAGGCGTCTCATAAGGGTGACGGTGGCATCCACGATAAAGACACCCAGTAAAATCAGCCACACCCATAGAAGCTTCGGAGAAACCCAAGCGGCTTGCAAGGAAAGCAGCCCAAGGATGATTCCCAGAAACCCACTGCCCGCATCGCCCATGAAGATACGTGCAGGGGGAAAATTCCAGTAAAGAAAACCCGCGACTACCATCGCCAACATCAGCGGCGCCAAAATAAGACCGTTAAATCCACCCAACCAGTAAATGGCGCATGCGCCGAGGCAAACGCATATCGCCTCCACGCTAGCGATACCATCGATACCATCCATGAAGTTATAGAGATTGAGCATCCACACCAAATAAACGACCGCCAGTACGTGTCCAACCCAACTCAACGCAAACTCATGACCAAACAAGTTAATCGTGGGCAGACCACCTAGCCAACATAACGCCCAAATTGCAGCTGAGAAATGGCCAAGCAACCTCCAGCGAGCTGCTATGTGACCGTGGTCGTCCAGAAAGCCGAGAACAGCGACCCCGATACCCGCTCCCAACATCGCCCAGGCCGCGGTCCAAGACAGAAAATCGTTGCCTGCAAGTAGCGGCAGCGCCAAAAGAAAGACGATGACAAATGCCAAGCCGCCCCCCCGGGGTGTGGGTATGGTGTGTGAACTACGTCCCCCCGGGATGTCGATAATGTTCTTATGAATGGCATATGAACGCAAAACCCAGGTTAATACCAATGAGGCACCGGTGCTGAGCAAAAGGAAAGCAAATATTTTCATTACAAAACACGCCCATGCTTAGACATTTCACTTTTTTGCATTATATATTTACGACCGGACTGACGCAGCGCATCAATCACCGAGATGGGCGGAGTCCAACCCAGCAGGTTACGAGCCTTCGATGAATCAATAACCAATGAACCACATAGCTGCGTGTAGGTTGATTGTTTCCGAAAGATCCTAGCACCAGTACGGAGTAAAAAATCAGGTACCGAAATGAGTCGAGGTTTCAGTCCCATGCCCTGGGCCAGAGCAGTTATCATCTCGCTTGTAGACACCGGCCTGATATCCGACACCAGAAACAGCTCGTTAGCCGCTGCAGGGTGTTCGATGCAAAGACAAATAAAGTCAACCAGGTTTTCCAGCGAAATTAGGCTTCTAAGATTTTTTATAGCGCCGAAGGGTAAAGGCAAGCCCTTGGACACCAAACGCATCAAACGCTGGTAATTGCCCGGGGCATTCGCCGCATAAACCAAGGGTGGCCGAATAACCACCAACTCCATCGAACCTTTTTCTACCAGAGCTCGCAATGCACATTCAGCTTCCAGCTTGGATACAGCATAGTCCGCATGCGGTTGTGGAGCTGCATCCTCATTAAATGGAGCGGAATATGTTACAGAACCGTTAACCCCGATAGAGCTAACGAAAATGAATCTTTTGGCTCCAGCCTCCATTGCCTGACGCGCCAGGTCAATTGTAGCTTCAACGTTAACGAGCCTGAATTCATGCAGAGGCCGTTCAGATTTCTCATCTAATATGTGCGCCCGTCCCGCCAAATGAATAACAGTCGCCCCCTTACTAATAGATAAAGGACGCTGAAAGGGCTTCTCAGACGGCACGACAACCTGATCTACACCCGATAAAAAACAGTCAACCTTTTTTCGAACCAACAACGTTAACTTATAATCTGAATTACCTTGCAGTTTTTCGACTAGAGCCCGACCAACGAATCCTGTTGCGCCGGTTACAACTATGCTCTTTGGCAAGTTCAAGTTTCAGCCTCAAGTGCTTGATAGACATCCAAATGGACTTTCACCACATTTTCAATGGCGAACTCACGCTCCGCCCACTTCCTTCCAGCACGACCCATTTCATGCCTTAACTCTGCATTCGAAACCAATTTCTCAATCGCGATCGCTAATGCTTCGGCGTCTTTAACCGGCACAAGCAGTCCGGTTTCTCCCGCTATAATAGCATCACGGCAGCCGGGAACGTCAGACGTGACAACAGGCCGCGCACAGGCCGCCGCCTCGATCAGGACTTTTGGTAATCCTTCTCGATAAGAGGGCAAGACTACAATATGCGAACGAGAGAATATCTTGGCCAAATCACTCTGATAACCGAGTACACGTACATTCCCTTCGACTGTCAGGGCCTCTACCTCAGTACTGGAAAGGCTGGTGGGGTTGCCTTCATCCACATCACCGACCAGTTGAAAGACCACATCGTTCTGACGACGTTTGACTAATTGAGCGGCCTTGATAAATTCATGGACACCCTTATCCCTAAGGAATCGTCCTGCAAACGTAACGGTTATCGTGCCGATTGGCTCTGGCAAAACCGGATAAGAAGCCAGATGGACCCCCGAGCCACGAATCAACACCGTCTTATCAGCATCCAAACCGCTCATCTTCATCACCAGGGCGCGGTCACAAGGGTTCTGAAAGATCGCCCGAAGATTGTGAGCGCCCAGCGCTAATCGATACATACGGCTCAAAACAAACGACAGAACTTTCGACCGCAAGTCTCTTCCAATAAACACAGAACCCATGCCAGCGATGGCGGATACAACCCCCCCGACAGGAGCGAGGCGAGCAGCCATCCCCCCATAAAGAACCGGCTTAGTCGTCACCAAATGCAAAAGAGTCGGCCGTAGACGCCAAAGCAATCTCACGAACGATATCATCGCAAAGAACTCAAGGAGTGGGTTAATACCGCCGCGCTCTAACTTGATCGTGTGATAAATAAAGCCTTCTTCAATAACTTTTCCTGACAATGGGCTCGCAATGCTCGCAACGTGCACTGCATAGCCCTTCCCTTGGGCTGCCTTGGCTATCGGCAATCGGTGCGACAAAAAATACCGCGGATCATTGACTACAATTAGCAGTATCCGGCTCATCCCTCCCCCACATAAACTGTCAAATTAAAAATATATCCACTTGAAGACCATACACTCTTACATCAACCAAGAATAAATCGTGCAATCTACAGCTGACAGCCACAGCCCCAGCATCAGCATCAGCATCAGCATCAGCATCAGCATCAGCATCAGCATCAGCATCAGCATCAGCATCAGAGTGCATCAAACCATACTTGCTGAAGACAACTCTTCCAAAGTCAGAATGACTGGATACATTTCTAATAGAGACATCAAATCAGCGCCCATCAAACGTTTTTCAGATACCAAGGCATCGCCAGTCTCAAGCCCTCAGCGACGCTATAATCGGGAACGTAGCTCAAATTATTTTTTATCTTTTCAATACTTGCCTGGGAATGCAGGACATCTCCAGCCCTGAAGTCTTTATATACAGGCTCCTTTGCATAATTTACGCCCAAATCTGCCAACATAGCCTTCAACATGGAAAACAACTCTTCCAGGCTCGTTCGTGCGTTTACCGCCACATTGTAAACATTATTCAAAGCATAGTTTTTTTCTTCGGTTGCAGCCAGAAGATTGGCCTGAACAACGTTCTCGATAAAACAAAAATCTCGGCTTGTTGAACCATCTCCGTTAATATTGATGTTCTCATCCAAAATCATCGCCGCGGCCCATTTAGGTATCACGGCAGCATAGGCCCCATTCGGGTCCTGCCTTTTTCCAAACACATTGAAATAACGCAAGCCGATCGTGTTGAAACCATAGCTCTTGTAAAAAACATCGGCATACAGCTCATTAACATATTTCGTTACGGCATAGGGCGAAAGAGGTTTACCGATGACGTCTTCGACTTTTGGCAGAGCCGGATGATCGCCATAAGTAGAACTACTCGCCGCATAAGTGAAGCTTTTTACCCCCGCATCACGGGCAGCAACCAACATATTCAAAAAACCATCTATATTAGATGCGTTAGTAAGAATGGGATCGGCCAATGACCTGGGAACAGAGCCCAATGCCGCTTCATGGAGTACATAATCGACGCCTTCGCACGCGTTTCGACAATCATCCAGAGTGCGTATGTCTCCAACTTTTAACGTGAAACGAGCCCATTGATCAGCTGAAACTTCGCCCTTGACCTCATCAAGATTTCGCTGATGGCCAGTAGCAAAGTTATCAAGACCGATGACGCTCTGATCCAGTTTTAACAGCGTCTCAAGCAGGTTAGAACCTATAAACCCCGCAACACCAGTAATGAGCCATACACGCGGGCTCTTCGGGAGAGTGGCAACCAGCTCATTATATCGACTCATACGACCTCCAAATTCATTCTGCAAAACAATAGACATGTATAATTAAAGTCGGATATCCGACTCATCATTATCAAGCAGATATTTAAGGTCATAAAGCACGTGATTTGCCTTGCCTAATGAGCGAATGTGACGGGACCCCATATCGGCAAACTGAGAGTGCGCGACGGCCAGAACAATAGCGTCATACGAATCTGGAGCAGGCGTGGAAAGCAGCTTAATTCCATATTCGTGCTCTGCCTCCTCAGCCGCTGCCCATGGATCAAAAACGTCGACAACGATATTATAGTCAGCCAGCTCACTAATGATGTCGATAACTCGCGTATTTCTTAAATCCGGGCAATTCTCTTTAAACGTAAGCCCCATTATCAATACTCGTGCACCGTCCACGTGTATGCGTTTCTTAACCATCGCCTTCACGAGTTGGGAAACGACGTATTCTCCCATGCTGTCATTGAGGCGCCGCCCGGCCAGGATAATCTCCGGATGGTAACCGATGGACTGTGCTTTGTGCGTCAGATAGTAAGGATCTACGCCAATACAGTGACCGCCCACCAAACCAGGACGAAACGGTAAAAAGTTCCACTTGGTTCCTGCGGCCTTCAGAACAGACTCCGTGTCAATGCCCAGCTTATTGAAAATAATCGCCAACTCATTGATTAGCGCGATATTCAGATCCCGCTGAGTATTCTCGATGACTTTAGCAGCTTCAGCGACTTTTATTGAACTGGCTTTATGTGTTCCGGCAATGATAATTTTCTTATACAGATTATCAATTTTTGTGGCCACTTCCGGCGTGGAGCCCGATGTCACTTTTTTGATCGTGGTGACACGATGCTCTTTATCGCCTGGATTGATCCTTTCAGGACTATATCCAACGTAGAAATCCGAATTAAATTTCAGGCCCGATACACGCTCTAAAACTGGGACGCAGTCCTCTTCGGTTGCCCCGGGATACACAGTTGACTCGTAAATTACTACGTCACCTTTTTTTAACACACTCCCAATAGTCTCAGACGCCTTCAACAACGGAGTCAAATCCGGATTGTTATACTGATCTATGGGCGTTGGAACGGTCACTATGAAGATATTACAATTACTTAGTTTCTCCACACTGGTGGAGAACTGCAGATTCTTAGCCTCGCCCAGCTCTTGCTCACTGACTTCGAGCGTCGAATCTCGACCTCCACTCAGCTCTTCAATCCGACGCTCACTGATATCGAAACCCAAAACGGAATAGTGCTTG
This window encodes:
- a CDS encoding polysaccharide biosynthesis protein — its product is MDKVRTALLGLPRRHKRAIQVATDVVLVWAALWLAFVVRLGIDIWATPIETHLWLFASAPVIAIPIFIRFGMYRAVMRYFGNDALITISKAVSLSALLLALVVYWYSNHTTLVPRSIIFNFWWLSLIMLGGLRLVMRQYFLGDWFSAAQHVPFANRDDGLPKVAIYGAGAAGNQLVAALRMGRVMRPVAFIDDDRSIADRVIAGLQVYQPKHIQKMIDATGAQEILLAVPSSSRGRRREILTLLEGFPLHVRSVPGFMDLASGRVKVDDIQEVDIADLLGRDSVPAQADLLEHCIAGQSVLVTGAGGSIGSELCRQILALQPTTLLLYEHSEFNLYSILSELEPRIARESLSVRVLPILGSVRDENKLLDVMKTWSVNTVYHAAAYKHVPMVEHNIAEGVLNNVIGTLNTAQAALQAGVSNFVLISTDKAVRPTNVMGSTKRLAELTLQALSRELAPVLFGDRANVSRVNKTRFTMVRFGNVLGSSGSVIPLFHKQIKSGGPLTVTHPKITRYFMTIPEAAQLVIQAGSMGLGGDVFVLDMGEPVKIIELAEKMIHLSGLSVRSEKNPHGDISIEFTGLRPGEKLYEELLIGNNVVATQHPMIMSANEDHLPWELLKASLTELLAAIDRDDYARVRQLLRDTVSGYAPDGEIVDWIYQQRRLEP
- a CDS encoding MraY family glycosyltransferase: MKIFAFLLLSTGASLVLTWVLRSYAIHKNIIDIPGGRSSHTIPTPRGGGLAFVIVFLLALPLLAGNDFLSWTAAWAMLGAGIGVAVLGFLDDHGHIAARWRLLGHFSAAIWALCWLGGLPTINLFGHEFALSWVGHVLAVVYLVWMLNLYNFMDGIDGIASVEAICVCLGACAIYWLGGFNGLILAPLMLAMVVAGFLYWNFPPARIFMGDAGSGFLGIILGLLSLQAAWVSPKLLWVWLILLGVFIVDATVTLMRRLLRGDKVYEAHRSHAYQFASRQYGRHLPVTLAVGAINLFWLLPLAACVVWWNVDGGLALTVAYAPLVFLAVRFHAGELEKV
- a CDS encoding NAD-dependent epimerase/dehydratase family protein; protein product: MNLPKSIVVTGATGFVGRALVEKLQGNSDYKLTLLVRKKVDCFLSGVDQVVVPSEKPFQRPLSISKGATVIHLAGRAHILDEKSERPLHEFRLVNVEATIDLARQAMEAGAKRFIFVSSIGVNGSVTYSAPFNEDAAPQPHADYAVSKLEAECALRALVEKGSMELVVIRPPLVYAANAPGNYQRLMRLVSKGLPLPFGAIKNLRSLISLENLVDFICLCIEHPAAANELFLVSDIRPVSTSEMITALAQGMGLKPRLISVPDFLLRTGARIFRKQSTYTQLCGSLVIDSSKARNLLGWTPPISVIDALRQSGRKYIMQKSEMSKHGRVL
- a CDS encoding glycosyltransferase family 4 protein, with amino-acid sequence MSRILLIVVNDPRYFLSHRLPIAKAAQGKGYAVHVASIASPLSGKVIEEGFIYHTIKLERGGINPLLEFFAMISFVRLLWRLRPTLLHLVTTKPVLYGGMAARLAPVGGVVSAIAGMGSVFIGRDLRSKVLSFVLSRMYRLALGAHNLRAIFQNPCDRALVMKMSGLDADKTVLIRGSGVHLASYPVLPEPIGTITVTFAGRFLRDKGVHEFIKAAQLVKRRQNDVVFQLVGDVDEGNPTSLSSTEVEALTVEGNVRVLGYQSDLAKIFSRSHIVVLPSYREGLPKVLIEAAACARPVVTSDVPGCRDAIIAGETGLLVPVKDAEALAIAIEKLVSNAELRHEMGRAGRKWAEREFAIENVVKVHLDVYQALEAET
- a CDS encoding NAD-dependent epimerase/dehydratase family protein, which encodes MSRYNELVATLPKSPRVWLITGVAGFIGSNLLETLLKLDQSVIGLDNFATGHQRNLDEVKGEVSADQWARFTLKVGDIRTLDDCRNACEGVDYVLHEAALGSVPRSLADPILTNASNIDGFLNMLVAARDAGVKSFTYAASSSTYGDHPALPKVEDVIGKPLSPYAVTKYVNELYADVFYKSYGFNTIGLRYFNVFGKRQDPNGAYAAVIPKWAAAMILDENININGDGSTSRDFCFIENVVQANLLAATEEKNYALNNVYNVAVNARTSLEELFSMLKAMLADLGVNYAKEPVYKDFRAGDVLHSQASIEKIKNNLSYVPDYSVAEGLRLAMPWYLKNV
- the tviB gene encoding Vi polysaccharide biosynthesis UDP-N-acetylglucosamine C-6 dehydrogenase TviB, producing MNNQDFENVKLGIVGLGYVGLPLAVEFGKHYSVLGFDISERRIEELSGGRDSTLEVSEQELGEAKNLQFSTSVEKLSNCNIFIVTVPTPIDQYNNPDLTPLLKASETIGSVLKKGDVVIYESTVYPGATEEDCVPVLERVSGLKFNSDFYVGYSPERINPGDKEHRVTTIKKVTSGSTPEVATKIDNLYKKIIIAGTHKASSIKVAEAAKVIENTQRDLNIALINELAIIFNKLGIDTESVLKAAGTKWNFLPFRPGLVGGHCIGVDPYYLTHKAQSIGYHPEIILAGRRLNDSMGEYVVSQLVKAMVKKRIHVDGARVLIMGLTFKENCPDLRNTRVIDIISELADYNIVVDVFDPWAAAEEAEHEYGIKLLSTPAPDSYDAIVLAVAHSQFADMGSRHIRSLGKANHVLYDLKYLLDNDESDIRL